AGGCCTCATCTCTTCCTGTGTACGTTAGGTAGGCTGATTTTTTTCTAAGATATAAAATCTATAACGTCTGCTGATATCAAATGATAAAAGTCGGattattttttgcacattttttcttttcttaaatttaccttttattgctttttattcGACCTAGTTATTTTTTTTCGGAGACAAAAGATTTTATTCAACTGGGCACCATAAAATTTACGACTGACACACCTCTTTAATCCCTACCCGATTTTGTTCTTATGTGCAGCTACCATCAAATATGTGGAATATGAAATCACATATCGATTTTCTTTGTCGCAGAAATCTGTGAGAATTAGACGATTCTCCATGTCCTAGCCCCAATAAAATCGTATTTACAATCTCTGGCCAGTAGGTGGCCGTATTGCACAATTACCGCCAAcacccattttttttaaaattgctgtTCAAGTTAACATAACTTTGAGAAGTTCATATATATATTGCTTGCTGCACTCTGACATAAACTTACTGTAGTTGTGGTTTTGACAGCTCTACTTCCTGTTATAAAGCAGGTGAACATTTAGCAACCACATTTCACACCTTACTCGATATAAGGTTTCTCTCATTCATTAAGCTCATTTCTAGCTCGTAAATTCTAGTCTTACACTCCCCTAAAGTACTTTATCATtcacatataaataaaaatcagaacAATCCTTCTTTATCATATTTTGACCCTCAGTTCATCCATGTGCCCTCTCCTTAAGGGCATCTTTCCTTTATGCTTCCCAAACAGAGGCTTTgagcagcaggtgggtggggctgttttttttttttcacagccaGAGCTGTGTGCCGGAGATGACCATATAAGGAAcccctcctttctcctcctcctcgtccatGACATCATACAGCGCCGAGGGCGttaaaaagcttttaaagaATGGCATTACGGACCTGCAGCCGCATCTTGGCTCTATAGCTCAGTGGTTAGAGCACTGGTCTTGTAAACCAGGGGTCGTGAGTTCGATCCTCACTAGGGCCTGCACTGGCGCAATTTATGTTTCTTGGAGGAACAATTGTCCTTCATCGCGTTCCCTATTGCGTAATCTAGGTCGCTGTGAAAAGTAATGATAAGACCAGTTATGTGAACTGATTACATAAGTAGTTAAAATGTGTCATTTGAACCAATCTCAAAAAGAAACAGCTCTTGGGAATTTTTAATGCTACACTCAGTCAcagaaatattgtatttttctttacatgCAGAGATTTATAGAAAGAATTGTCATGAAAATTACATAAAGAAAgtaagattttgttttttttaaggtatTCTACTTTCATCAGTTCTCTTGAGTACTGAGACTGTTGAGCAGAGTAACCATTTCAGGTTTACCTATCGAAATCACCTGAGGTCACATGTAAGTTGTTTGCGCACATGGCACTTGTGaaaataattaatcaaaaagtGAAGCGATGtgtatggatttttttttatgtaagaAACTCCTCCTGTAATCACCCTTCTCAGTCCAGAAAGCATCCTCACATGAGATCTCTAGTCCCAGCAATCGGTGGAATATGAACTCAGATCCTTATTCTTGAGTAAAAAGTATTTACAGAAAGTAGCATAAGTGTGTATGTATGAGATCATGAGCCAAAACGAGGGATCACGAGGGATGATTAataatgttttgggtttttttcgtGCGTGCACATGTGTGAAATATTAAGTAGTTTTACATATTTTGTACTTTAAGtagttatttaaaatgaaaccacCTGGGAGGTCTACAAGGGAAGTTCGTCATCAGTCTTTGCTGAAGCTGCTCAAGACTCATAAAGTGACGAAAGACCCTGACCAGATGGAGGTTTTTACTGAGGAGCTGCCAAACCAAAaacagttttcatttttaagagTGCTTTGTACTTTGTTTTATGTCAAACATTGACCTGAAAACTAAGTAGATCTGTCAAATAAATGCACTGAGTACAACACAGGATATGTAAGTCCAggatctttattttattttattcaactGAAGATCTTGTGGTGTAATACTGAAAATCTGATGTTACTTCAGGGCTTTGtttattgattgattgttgattaagctttttttttttttattgatccCTGGATAGGCAAGCTCATTCTGTCTTTGTTTAACCCATCTGAAATACTTAAAAACAGTGGGGGGAAAAACAGGGACTAAAACAGTGCTTAAATCACTTCACTTGAtcttttattataattattaagtTCAGTTATAGTTTCATAATTTACTTTCATAACACTAGAAATCCCACAGAAACATCAGACTGTGGGATTGTGTAACATGTTTTTCACATTGTGCATTTGAGGAATCCATCATTTTAATGGCAGGGGCGGAgcaaaaagatgaaaaacaataaGTTTTGTTAGTTTTGAAAGATGCACTCCCCCTCATGTATCTCATAGTGGTTTGGTCCATTGCCTACTATTACCTAACTTTTACTTTACaaactgtaaacaaaggatATGTGAGACACTGCTATGTACTTGTACCACTCAGTAAAAGCAAACACTTTTACTGTCACAAACACACTTTTGTTATTAGCTTCTTGACCTTGATGTTAAATCTTGTGCTTCAGTGCAGATGCTACATTATTGTCTCTTAATGCATGTTTATGGAGTTATAAAACCACCATAACTCACTAAATTCTCAACCAGCTGAAAGTGatttcattttcatgttcacAGCTGTGAATTACTGCTTTACCTAAAAAGCGAATCTTTGCAAGgtgggagaaaagaaaaacatgtaaaCTCCACAAAGAAGGTGTGTTTAaagatatatttattttatacactTGTTTCCATGAATAAAATATGTCTCTTCAAAAAACAATGTACAATCTTACAATCTTGCAATATTATAATTGCGCTTTATATATACaatgaaacataaaaacataacccatatatcaatatatatatatatgtatatatatatatttatgtatatatatatatatatatatctaaacacacacaataaaaagcATAACAAAATACTTGGACTACATTCTACATGTCTGAGATCGAAGATTTGAGGACAGCTGCCTTGGTACAATATTCAGTTTGTACATAACAACTGGTACTTTGGTCAGTCATTAACAGTCATAGTTTTAAATATGTCTGAGGTATTTGTGGTAAGATTAGAGTTATAATAAttgttgttttgtattttatttacagagCAGCAATGCAGGGAGTCACTGGACCATTGGGACAGGCAACAGAGTTATCACCTTTCTGTTGCTCAGTCCGGAAGAGCTGAATGTAGAGCCTGGAAGGGAAGAAAAGATCAATTAGGGCTCTTCTGAACTTGatggaaatggaaataaaaaatataatttggcAAATCCTACTTGGATGTAAAGTCTGATTTTATGTCTACATCTCTGAATCTCaacatgtgtgtttctgtttgttttggctGCAACTCACTGCCTGCAAGTGAGGCATTTAGGGGACATCTGGAAATTGTAGCTCCCAAAAATAACATAGATTACGCTGTGTCCAAACAGGCTCTGCATGAGACTGTTAAAATAAAGCTACAAACAGTAGCCAGCCAGAGTAATTTAGAGAATGTTTGTGCCACTTCCATCTTAACTAACTCCTAGGAAGTCTAGAAATTTAAAATTGTTCTTACTTCATCTCCTGATGAAGGCGACAGGCAGTTCTCTATTGGGAACCAAAAGCCCGGAATGGATGACGTCAAGCGGCTCATTatctgttgccacaatctcatAGTCTCTGACCAGCTGTAAGAAAGACAAGTAAAAATCAACAACTGTTCAAAGAATGGCATTTGTTGAGGACCAGCTTGAGCTAACCACTTAGGTTTTAGTCACTGATCGTACCCAGCACATGGCCAGTTGCAGCTGCAGCTCTGCCAGCCGTCTGCCGATGCACATCCTCTTTCCAATGCCGAAAGGAACGTGGGCAAAGGGGTTGATGGTGTTGTTCTCCCGCAGCCAGCGCTCAGGTTTGAACTGCTTGCCATCATCAAAGTACTCTTCGTTGGAGCCCAGTGCATGACTGTTAATCATCAACACTGTCTGTGAATGGAGGAAAAAGTATAAGTTTTTGGTTTTGTCACTATTTTACAGATGAACGAAGCAGTACAGTAGATAATGAGACTAAAGCCTGAGAACATGaacacattttctttctaaaacACCTCATTTAGACATCAGTCAAATGTAAATTTTCACAAGAATGTAATCTGCTTATGTCAGGTGTATGACGACTACTGTCTAAGCCACTTACTCCTTTGGGAATAGCATAATCCCCCAACACAGTGTCTTTGTCCAGGGTTCTGCTGGTGAATGGAACTGATGGTGATAACCTGTAGGAATTagacaaaaaatacacatgAGATTATGACACAGTGACCATACTCATACTACAGTATGTATAAGCTGTTTAACAGGAGATAAACGTATTCCGGCATTGTTCACAGGGTAAAATAAGGTGAGATATAATCTCCAGTTGGGGGGCATGTACAGTACATTCCATGGGTGATGTGGTTATGTTGGTGGACTTAAATGAAATGTTAGACAACTTGTGACTTCAAAAGAAGGAGGAAGAAAGAGAACCTACAAGGGCTAGGAAACAACTTAAATGTGACCACATGGTAGACTTTAAGCTGGTTGTTGCTGGTCATGCCACCACATCTCACGGAGCTTGTTTTTGAGGCAGTCATGCGTGTGAGTTTTCATTCTTAATCTCTCTGTGGTATGAGCCAAAATTATGACGCCGCCATTAAGTCTGATTTACGACCAATGACtgcttagaaaaaacaaaacaaaactgatctTTTAACTGGTGTAATTCATTCATTCGCCAACTGACTTAATAGGAAATGCAGAtagtatttgttttgtttgtgtgactcTTGCACCAAACTCctatttaaaattgtttttttctatgGCCATATTTAAATTTAACCAATTGATAGTTAAACTGGTGTATCGTTTggatttctaaatgtatttaattgTATTAACAGAGTATGGTTGGCACTTTTCAGAGAGGAAGGTTAGATACTACACCGCTGctcataatataaatatcagtGTTAATGTACCTCATAGACTCTTTGAGGCAGGCCTTGAGGTAGGGCATATTCTTGATGTGCTCTCCACTTGGATCCTGGTCGGGAGGCACGATCTCTCTGATCTCCTGCAGCAGCTTCCTCTGGGCGCTGGGGTTACGTGACAGGTTGAAAATAACCCACAGCATGCTATTGGCGGTCTGAGAAACGTAAACagcaagaaagagagagaggagagagagattgAAATAAGGATGTAGCAAGGAGATGTCTCTAAGTGAGGCAGCTACACTGAGTGCATTCCTCAGTGGGGTCCTGAAAGGAGCTATGGAATGTTTTGGGTTCCTCAAAGGCTCCTCAGTTACATACTACATTCATTTTCCGGTTTTGAAGCACTGAAACTGCAGCGCctgtttgttttagagtttacaagtttttttttctttaaccacTTGAAGGAAAGTAGGTGAAaggttaaaattaaaaaagtgaACTCATGCTTGTTCTGTTAAAGTGCAGCTTGCAGTTTTTTGTTTAGCAAAGTGTGACTAAACAGAAAGCTGCAATAGACAGAAATGGCTTTAAAGCTCAGCAGCATTATGTTTCTTTGCCTTCTGCATATAACAGCCCTTAAAAATGAGTAGAAGTGGCCAGCTCTATCAACAAGTCACTAATCTGTGAGACTGTTAAAGCAAGTCGAAGGACTTCAGCAGCACTTTTGCGCAAACAGTAGTGCCACCATGTGGTAAGAACTGAGCtggcaaaaaatgtaaaagtgtgacataaaagaaaaattctGGCGACTACAGATTCACTGAAGAGGTTGATAGAAGACTACATCCATTTACATAATAAAAAAGGATtgttacaaataaaattgttgTGTCTGGGTGACACCACCAGGGGGCCCGATTGTTAAAAAGAATACCAGGACTAAACTTGGCGGACATTAAGTAGCGCCACTGAGTGGCCAGTTATAAAACTACAGTTATGCTACCAGTTCTTAGTTGCTTGAAAGGTAGATTCTACAGGCTAATGTCAGCTGTCAGAAATGCTTTGAGAAGTCAGAATTTCTAGTTAACTGTTAGCTGTGTTCTTTTTCAATCAAATTTATAAGAAATAATGTGTTTGAGTGTATTGAGTTTTAGAGATGTCGGtatgtatttgtgtttgttggaCAGAATGTTAGTGTTGTTTTTCATACTAAACTGCTGTAATGACCAGACAAATAGGAGAGCGATGTCCATGATTTTAACTACCTCAGTGAGAATTAAATGTATATGTTTGTAGTGTAAAATGTTACTCACTGTCTCAACTCCTCCAATCTGAAGCTCGGTGATGGCCGCATACAGCTCCTTTTTTGAAAGGCTGCTCTGGTGTAAGATGTCACCGATCAAATCATCAGGAGCTCTGGTTGCGTTCCTCTTCAGCTTCTTGTCAATGTAGACTTTGGCTGAGGGAACAAAAACAGGCACGATGTAAACATGCTCATTTTAAAGTCAAAGCtcatgtgttttgtttgcacTTAAAAGTTGGTTTTTGGTtgttactttattttttctgtcatgTTCTCAGCTGCGTTCAGGGAAAatagtaaaaacaaacattgtttGCTCTTGGAGCTCTGTTGGCTTTTGTGCTGGTTTGAAATCACATATAACACACATATTAAAGGCTAACTGTCATGCCTCTTTAATTGTAACTCTAGATGTAAGGATTACATGTGAAGTACATACGAagttatttatatgtaaaaCACAAGaataaggttttttttgtttttgttttcggGCTATTCTTTGTTACTGTTTTCTGAAAGTGTGTCAGTTGTTTTTTATCCTTTCATAACATGCTATCCATAATCTAACTCGTCTGACTGAAAGACATATATTAAAGACAAGATATTTTGGTGCTGTGCTGAAAACTGAATATATAAAAACTCCAATTGTTGGTACAATAAGTGGTTATGTGTGAATATTTGTAAGAGGTTGAAGCAGCATAATCTTCTTTATCACTGTATGCTACTACAAATATTTGGCATATTTCTCCCTCATCGGTCATGCAGTTTACTACAACACTGAGTACCAGAGTGCCAAGTACACAAAACACTGGCACACAGTTCAGATCTCACcgccacccacccacccaccctctTCTGTACTTTCCTATCGATGTTCTTACTGGAACTGAGCTCAGACAAGTGCAAACATTACAGATGAGTGGAGACAAACAGTACCCCATGACAGTAATTACTGCAGGCGGGGGAatcttaattttttaattttgtggcAAGGCATAAACTCGCACCTGTGCTGAAAATGCGGTCCCATGCTGCGGTGTGGTGCTGCCATGTTTTGGTGTTGAGGCTCTTGTGGAGCTCTACTGGTGTAACCATCATCATGCCAAAGGTGCTCATCATCTACAGAGAAACAGAGCGACAAGAGAAGACAGAGTCAGAGAGAAAAGGGTTGGGAGTCTGATGTAATCCATCGTCACTCGTGCTGAAAGTCTCTGATTCAATTGTTTTCAAAGGTTTTTCTTTACTGTTGCCCCCATTACCCTGAGACCTTTGTAAGCATCTGTTTATTATCTGTTAACGGTATTGGTTTGCCCCAGTAAATCCCAGTGAGAGTGCTAGTCACTGAACTGCTGCATCACTTGGTGAACCCGATGAACTGTGAAGTTTCCACAGGCTCACAGAGAGAGCCAGCTTCAGTCCTACAACTGTCCCCTCTTACAAGTCACAGTGTTCCTATACTCACGGTTTTCACAGCTGTGATGAAGTTCATGGCTTCCTCGTTGACCTTCTCTTGCAGAAGACCAAATCTCTTCCCATAAAGGACGAGACAAATGGCTGTGAGGTGAAAAAGAGCAAAAAGTGAGATTCAGAACACCAGATTTTTGCTTTGAAGAGAGTTTCAGGTCTGCAATGTCTCAAAATCCTTTTAgtttatgattattttttttaacattacagGTGACAGAAAACATCATAGCAGAACTTAGGTTGAAATATTGCTTCTATAAATAACCTGGTTGACAGTCACAGATATAATCAGGGTTTTTTCGGTTTTATAATGATTCATTTTGAACCCCACATTCACGTCATTTATCAGTTTCCGCGCTTTTTTTGCCTTACCCGACCTTAAATGTATTATCTGTAAATTATCTGGTTTGCAAACCGTTTAAAGGTAACACCTGATTCTTTAAAGAGTTTCAATTTCCACCTTTTTTGTATTAGACGGTTAACTGAGAAAATGATCGGCAGCTCAATCTATGCTGTAATAAAAATCCCAGTTGTAGCTTTAACGAGTAATCGAATCAAAAATAGTGAACTTACTCTCAAACGACCATTTATTCAATTCGAAGTACAAGTCTTCAATCTTCCCGTTGTTGCTGATGTTTCCAATTCTGCCAACGAAGTCCACCAACACCTGTTTTTACAAGAGGAAAGTGTCAATCATCGATGACTCTAACAAGTAAAAGCATATATTCTTTATGTAACAGAGTCTTACCTCGTTTATTTTGCCATCGAGCTTCACCACTTCTGTCGGTTTCAtgagtttctgctgaaatgcGCTCCTCACTCTCTGCCAGTCCTTCCCTTCCCTGCAAAACAAAAGTAAGTGcgttttaatttaaaacatttgtgCTTCTACTTGCGCCTCAGTCTGCCTCCTGGTGAGTTATTGCCATTTTAGGCACCAATAAAGGAGAAATCGAAAGACCACTTACAGAATTAGGAGTCCGTATGCCTCGTCTCTCAGGTCTCTGTATGCTTTCCAGGGTTTGATTTCCAGCCTCTGAGGGTAATTTCCCTCCTTCCTATAAAGAGCCTCCAGCAAGCAAGGTGCGCCAATGTGCACAGACTCGAAAGACCCCAGCTTCATCCGGAATATCTTGCCAAACTTCTTATGATAAtcaaccttaaaaaaaaaaaaaagaagattcaaGTAGTTATAAAATGTCATggaaaatacaattaaaagtgATTACATCTGtttattagattaaaaaaaaaaaaatacttggaGTGTTTATGGTTATACTGATAATACTGTACCAATGCCTCATGTTGCCTCGTCAAACCGCCTTTTCTCAGGAGTTCAAACAGACTGCCGACCAGGGGCCAGTTGGTGGGTCCCGGGATCTCGTCCAAACTGTGCGCTCTGAATGCAGCATGAGGACACGGCGCAGCCTCCGCAGCATCCTTCCCCTCCAGCACGCACACCGATGATGTTGGCTTGAAGTGCTGCAGTCCGACAGACTTCTTCTTCAGCAGCTCAACTATCTGAGGAACTTTTTGGATCTGCGCCCTCAtcctctttgtatttatttatattttactcaGTTAGTACTCCGATGTTTAACAGCAGCTCTTTTTTCATTACCTAGAGGTTGTTCTAGTTTCTTGGAAAAGTGTTACTCCATACCGCATTATATATACCCTGAGAGTGTTTATTCCTGCCGTGCTCGGAACCAATCAGGGGCCGGTCCTGCATGGTGTGGCCGTCGAGCCCGCCATTCATTTATGGATCCAAGTTGAGAGGATCGTATGACCCCAGATAGACCGAGGAAGTGCCCTGACCCCCCctcgctttataaataaacacacaggCCACTGCGGAGGTGACGCGGTTCGCTTGAACCTGTTTCACAGCGACCCGTGATTGGAAGAACCGAAACTCTGGCAAAGCAAATACTACTGCCACACTTCTGCACCGGGCAAATATTTGACCGATTGCAGcttgtgtgtttgctttgttgGTGTTTTGGAGTGTGTGTTCTTTGTGGAGAGGTAAAGAGGTGGTGGGGGTAAGTGGGCAtttaaagtgcttttttttgGACCGTTTATTGTACTAATTATATGGGGTAGTTTATATAGTCCAATTAACAGCAGCGCTGAATTGGAGTCGTTATTGCAGGAAAAGTCCCTGCATCCATGGTCGCCCgctgaaaaataacatttaattcGTAAATTTCCAGATCGTTCTGTAGCCTCTGATGATCAAAATCAAAGTCAGACTTTTCACAGTCTCtgctttttttcaccaccaacaAGAAGCTCACCAGACACAGGCATGAAAAAACTGATACATTTCttagtttgaaaaatgaaacgaGTTGATGGCGAAATCATCCGCCCCCCCCAACTGAATGCCCAAACCCGATGTATACCTGCCTCCAACCTGGCTCCCCAACAGCATTTCGCAGTTCTCAAATGAGGACTGTCCTCACTTGGGCTAAAGCTAattggtcctcacaaagatagacATACATGTAGCGCACACACTCAAGTACAGACGCACACGCCGCCCACTCAGAGCTGGCATGACTTAAATAACATGTCCTGGGGCCCCGTGTTGCTGCCCTGTAAAAGTGCTCATTCACAGACTCTCGGGTGGCATCAGAGCAACCTTGAACTCTTAACTGATGTTTGCCGGTTATTGGGTGAGCGAGCAAAAGTCGTCTCATGTGTAGCAGGCACATATTAATCACCCCACACAATCCCCCCCAAAACGAGAAAAACACCACCCACGCACCTACAAATGCACACGGTGACCACTCATGCTGTTTGATATGTGGTACCACATGATATTAGGCAGCTTTGGTACTGTATTTGTGctactttattattaaaatgcttttgtttttgttttgtttttaactcttttttttttaaacttttaagcTTCGGCACTAAAGAAACCTCACAACCTTCTTGAAAACCGTATTATTTCTCTTACatagatatgtatatatatatataaaaaacgtcagtctgaaaacaaagagagatGATCTGCATCTTGGCCAGCTGTTTCTCAGTGTTTCAAGTCTTTATGCAAAGCTAAGCCAACAGTCTGTTtgctggatttttatttttaacatactGACATGAGAATGGCACCAATCACCTCATCTGTTtctcagaatttaaaaaaatgcgtGTTGTGCAAACCGTCAAGTTATTCTTGCGAAAGAGGACTCTAGTGATTTTGTTAAGTGTAGATTAATAACATCTGTTTTTAAGCCTTCTTTTCTTCGTAAACATCTCTCAAACTCTATGTGCTCAACCTGAAGCACGTTGTAAAATAATGGGACCTAACCATTTCTAAAATCCCAAAGCGTCTcaataaagtgtttttgttgCATGAGTGGCAGTGCTTCTCATTATGCATAGTCACATTTGTAATGAACAAAATCAAGTATTTGTAGTATATTTTTACACCTGACCTTAAAAAACATCAGCTTAAAAGAAGTAAATTGCTTGAAAATGCATTTACTTTCATTACTGGGTAGCTTAAATGAGGGGTGTCAAACCCATTTTAGTTTATGGAGCATATGACCTAATTTAATCTGAAGTAGGCTTGATCAACAGAAGCGTTGCAATAATtcatagataaaaaaaaagaatgatttCTGAATTCCTCTTTCAAATTTCAAATTCTTGGCAGGCGTAGTCCATTTACA
This genomic interval from Oreochromis niloticus isolate F11D_XX linkage group LG5, O_niloticus_UMD_NMBU, whole genome shotgun sequence contains the following:
- the cyp24a1 gene encoding 1,25-dihydroxyvitamin D(3) 24-hydroxylase, mitochondrial, translating into MRAQIQKVPQIVELLKKKSVGLQHFKPTSSVCVLEGKDAAEAAPCPHAAFRAHSLDEIPGPTNWPLVGSLFELLRKGGLTRQHEALVDYHKKFGKIFRMKLGSFESVHIGAPCLLEALYRKEGNYPQRLEIKPWKAYRDLRDEAYGLLILEGKDWQRVRSAFQQKLMKPTEVVKLDGKINEVLVDFVGRIGNISNNGKIEDLYFELNKWSFETICLVLYGKRFGLLQEKVNEEAMNFITAVKTMMSTFGMMMVTPVELHKSLNTKTWQHHTAAWDRIFSTAKVYIDKKLKRNATRAPDDLIGDILHQSSLSKKELYAAITELQIGGVETTANSMLWVIFNLSRNPSAQRKLLQEIREIVPPDQDPSGEHIKNMPYLKACLKESMRLSPSVPFTSRTLDKDTVLGDYAIPKGTVLMINSHALGSNEEYFDDGKQFKPERWLRENNTINPFAHVPFGIGKRMCIGRRLAELQLQLAMCWLVRDYEIVATDNEPLDVIHSGLLVPNRELPVAFIRR